In Dermacentor silvarum isolate Dsil-2018 chromosome 2, BIME_Dsil_1.4, whole genome shotgun sequence, the following proteins share a genomic window:
- the LOC119440289 gene encoding nascent polypeptide-associated complex subunit alpha, muscle-specific form, with protein MGICNKKPEEEDIETGLTRTDTRLLRKTWHYYCVDNRDYAVIIFLSFFIKSRGALQLFRRFRDKPLGKLPEDPQFRAHAIAVSFQLTSMVDTADDAVLLEALIRKNAVAHTERHGVMPDHFRMLGNTVVEVLHARNERRMTPTAVRAWEKLFEYMARITKQVYEEEKVQIKSVDIEGFTRELDADVKEGATGGRASNSGTPQSRGKRSPKASKPAAKSSRGTPKGGQSQAAATPKGSQSSAAASPKARQSSGAATPKGGQSSTAATPKGSQSSAAASPKARQSSAAATPKGGQSSTAATPRGGKSRTAATPKRAQSSAAATPKGGQSSAAATPKGGQSSAAVTPKRAQSSAAATPKECQSPDRVCADQSPAKSPQRPTTPKKAA; from the exons ATGGGCATCTGCAACAAGAAGCCCGAGGAAGAGGACATCGAGACAGGCCTAACGCGCACCGACACCAGGCTGCTGCGCAAGACATGGCACTACTATTGTGTGGACAACCGCGACTACGCGGTCATCATCTTCCTCTCGTTCTTCATCAAGTCGCGCGGGGCCCTGCAGCTGTTCCGCCGGTTCCGCGACAAGCCCCTCGGCAAGCTGCCCGAAGACCCGCAGTTCCGTGCGCACGCCATTGCCGTGAGCTTCCAGCTGACCTCTATGGTAGACACCGCAGATGACGCCGTGCTCCTCGAGGCACTGATCCGCAAGAACGCGGTGGCGCACACCGAGCGGCACGGTGTGATGCCCGACCACTTCCGCATGCTCGGCAACACGGTGGTCGAGGTGCTGCATGCCAGGAACGAGAGGCGCATGACACCAACCGCCGTTCGCGCCTGGGAGAAGCTATTCGAA TACATGGCGAGGATCACGAAGCAGGTGTACGAGGAAGAGAAGGTGCAGATCAAGTCAGTAGACATTGAAGGCTTCACTAGGGAGCTGGACGCCGACGTTAAAGAGGGTGCAACCGGAGGTCGCGCCAGCAACTCCGGGACGCCACAGTCCCGCGGCAAGCGGTCTCCAAAGGCTTCGAAGCCGGCTGCGAAGAGCAGCCGCGGTACTCCCAAGGGCGGCCAATCACAGGCAGCCGCCACACCTAAGGGCAGCCAATCCTCGGCAGCCGCTTCACCTAAGGCCCGCCAATCATCAGGAGCTGCCACACCTAAGGGCGGCCAATCGTCGACAGCCGCCACACCTAAGGGCAGCCAATCCTCGGCAGCCGCTTCACCTAAGGCCCGCCAATCGTCGGCAGCTGCCACACCTAAGGGCGGCCAATCGTCGACAGCCGCCACACCTCGGGGCGGTAAATCACGGACAGCCGCCACACCTAAGCGCGCGCAATCGTCGGCAGCTGCCACACCGAAGGGCGGCCAATCGTCGGCCGCTGCCACACCGAAGGGTGGCCAATCGTCGGCAGCTGTCACACCTAAGCGCGCCCAATCGTCGGCAGCCGCCACACCGAAGGAATGCCAGTCGCCTGACAGGGTGTGCGCTGACCAGTCACCGGCAAAGAGCCCCCAGCGGCCCACCACACCGAAAAAAGCAGCTTAG